The genomic DNA tggtCTATATTCAACCAGTTTGATTTATCAATCGATAATACTAAATAAGCAATGTATATTAAATCTGACAGAATCAATTTTTTGGGCATTTACTTATAGTTGTTGAAATCAGAGATAGAAAGAGGATGAGTATTAACATGTCAACAAGGAAAGAAGACGAAATTAAAGTTAGAATTCGAAATTGTGAAAGAaagtgaaatataaaattaatttttaattgatttaaaaaaaaagaaaaaaattcatttctttttctgaaactcatttagaatttttttatattttcgaaATTTTTTGAAACGGTTCATACTAGTTTTAGAGTATTTTGGAAACGGAAAAGTTTAGAAAATGCAAAAACGCCGTGCTTCCTAGCTTGCATTCTGGGAAATTATCTATGATTCACTTGATAAATCAACTTGCTTATGTATTATAACAGGTGCCCACACTATTGGGTTTGCTCAATGCTTCACGTTCAAGCAAAGGCTATTCAACTTCGATGGCAATGGCAATCCTGATCCAGCACTTGATGCATCATTTAGACAAAGTTTGCAAATCATGTGTCCAAATCAGAATAATTCCGATACCCGATTGGTAGGCTTGGATGCCAATACAGCCAACAAGTTCGACAACAGTTACTACAGAAACCTGGTGAACAACTCTGGATTGCTGCAGTCAGATCAAGATCTTATGACTGACAATAGAACTTCTTCAATGGTTCAAAACTACAGCAAGTACCCTTATTTATTCTCCAAAGATTTTGCAGCATCAATGAGGCAGATGGCCAGCATAGGTGTGCTAACAGGCCAAAATGGAGAGATAAGGAAGAATTGCAGGGTGGTGAATTAGAAACAGCAGCGTTTGCAGAATAAATGTGTTAATTAAGTTGAAATGCATGTTTGTATGTATCCAGTTAATTAGCTTCAGCAGCAAGCAACATGAAGCTAATGCTTGATTACTAGTGTTAATTTCATGGTTTAGTATCCTACTATATATGACTTGAACGTGTAAAATCTCTACAATATATAACTAATTAGCATGTGCATGTATCGCACAATGGATCTTCAATGAAGCCGCTTCAATTCATCATGTTTGTGGCCGCTTTGTAGTTGTGTCTTCATCTGGGAGGTGGGAGGGAGCGTCGATAGATGAAAAGCCAGTTGGAGAATGGTTATTGGAGAAAGAAAGGGAATGAATAAAACcctaagaaagaaaatataactttttaaattttgagatgAAGGACATcgttaactttttaaactaagagaatgaaataagataaaattttagttttttaatattattagttaaataacgtttttacccttataattagcaataagttttaacaaaaattgaacaacagatgaatgtttaaatttttaaaattttgtaaataagagtttgaaaattgaccaaactttgggtgggaataagtcttttggcctctgTAAATTgcataataaatcaaatttgcaaAGTGAACAAGTTCTTCAcgtttaaaaaagaaaaaacaaaattttaatgaaaacaaacatGCCCTTTATGCGTCAATTCAAAACAAAGGTAACACAAAACATCTCATGTCCGCTTTCATTAGAGTAgtattattagtataaataataaacataaatttaaatataaataatgatatatttatatatgattaaatattattttatctctaatttaaaataactcaattatataataacatgttattatatatacttaaatttgtatatattattgtgCACATACTCTTTTGGAGTAGCCACATTAACATCGCCTTGTAGCCTTCTCGTTTATCATATTGGGTACATGGTGCTCACATCATTGATCATACCCTGTACAAGAAATGAGTTTATGGATGGATGGTTTTCAAGTGCATTTAGTTTAGATAATttcttattacaaaaataaaaaattatcacaaaaaatattactatatttaacaaaatttaaatatcttaaaaattatagagtataattattttatactattatttatattacttttatattaattaaaaataaaaatatttctgtataaaaaaagtataaaattgtaacaaaattaacttaagataaagatgataatcagattacctttATACATTATTACATCACTTAGAAGTATGGCTAGATTTTCAGTGAGTTTGCTTGAGTTCGAAATGAGTTTTgcttaaacaaaattaaatagaaaataaggtAAATAAACACAAATCCGAGTACTAGTTAGGAAGTAGTAGAGAAAACAAACCTAAACAAAGATTGTGCTTGAGTTAGGTGCGAACCAATCATGAACTCTTGAATTGCGAAATGAGCTAAACACAAACTAGTGTTTTTTCATACCCAACAAGCCCAcctaaaaataaactttattttatttggatttgattttattCGAATCCAACTCTacataaaagattattttgatattttattaataatatgttaccTTGAACCAAACCCAGGTTAACTGAAAGTGAGGCTCCAATCAAAGAGGATTATTCTTTTAACTAAATTAAGGATTTATAACAATACAGCCACAACtgtttcatttctttcaaaCAAAAACACACGTAATTACGTTGGAAATTCAATGCTTCAAACGGGAGTTTCAATGGACTTGTCGGAGCCTGAGCTTTCGTTGCTCTGAGAGCAGTTTGGCAAAACTTTCAGGAGCTTCTTCATTGGTACCCGCTCCCTCAATTTTCTCAAACCTGCCTGTCTCCAAGTTCTCTTTTGAAACTTGCTCCTTCAACAAATTACTTCCAATCTCTAAAAGCTTTTCCATGTCCTCCGTAGTCGAAATATCAACCGATGCCACATCACCAGTTAGTGTGTCAACCTGTACAAGCATGAAACCACCACCAGAATCACGATGAGCAAGtagaaaattaacaatgaaAATAAGTGATGTTTCCACCTGAATTCGAAGGTAGTTGTTATAAGAACCAGAGCACTGAAAAAGTGTGGAGACATGGAAATCAACCATATCAGAGCTTGCATCCCTGAAAATATCGAGTAACGTTGTTCTGCCGAAGTCATAGACCCACTGGAGCAAGCCCCATCTGGAGGCCATGGCTGCGTCGTATTTTTGCTCTTCCTTGGCTGTTCCAGTGCCAAGTGAAAGCACTAGCATCTGTGCGCTCACCGTTGGATTTATGCCTGAAAACTCTAATGGCTTTTGCTTGAAGATCTCCTTTGAAATATGGCTTATTGGTATCATCGTCTACAATATTAAATCCAGGCGTTACATGGTTTCGGTCAGTCCTAAAACCGGGGCAGATCAGCCGATTTCgattaatttaacaataaactAGTATACCATGGTTTaggttatatataaatattaactaatttgaaatttgataaacttaATAAATCAGTTGAatcaaaaaaatagtttaattcaattaaggaGCAATGCTAtctatacatattttgaatacataaataagtatatacataatatgttattatatgattagatattattttatttttaacttaagatctttcaattatatgataacatattatatgtatattcatttatgtattcaaaagtgtatatatataattttattattttgaaaatgagatgaatatttaatattattcaagaaATACAAAATAGTTTGGAAATACATTGAATTGATTGGTTGAATCGATTGAAACATAAATCAACGAGACAACTAATTCAACCATCAATATGGTTAAAAACATTGTCTTGAGCGCGTACTGCAACATGATAAAagcatcatattatataatttgccAATGCATGCTACTTACAGGATTTTTCGCAGCAACTTCTCCATCAACAAGATCAAAACTACGGGTTTCTTGGGTCTCATCCCTAATCTCAAAGTAGTGTGCTGGGAAATAAGTGGGAGCTGCAGAGGTACTGATGCATATATCAGCCAACCGAGCATTCTTCAAAGCATTTTCTTTCGCCTATacataattttcaatatcacTGGTGATTAATACGGGATTTCTCATATCCTGgtaatttaattgttaaaattttccatTCCTGAGTTAACATTAATTACAAATAGTAGTACACaattgtgtacatatttatatatattatcatatgattgtgtattattttattgttaatacaaaatcaccgaattatataataatatatataagtgtatacgtatttatgtatccaaagttGGTATACATAGTTTAATTGTTACAAATATGggttaacaaaattatgtaattgaataatttaataatagtttaCAGATGAACTTAACGGATTAATAAAGATACGTCTAATACATTTAGAAGTTATGATCTAAGCAAATAGTATTAGTGTGGACATTCAACCTTTGACAAAGTTTAATACCCTATTATATATTGGTTAGAGTATCTCTCTGAAACCAATATAAtacaactttatttattaaaagttatattttcgcGAGATTAATTTCTGGAGTTTTACAGATTCAGATTGTATACACTGTGTGTATATTTTGTGAAACCAGGATTGCATTATTCCCTCGTTGGTTGAGAAGATAACAGGCTGAAGTAGCTTGATGTCGAAAGCTAGTGTGAACGCATTAGCTAGGGTTTGTTTCACAGTTGTGTCTCCAAGCAGCTGACTTCTGAGTGAGTGGAGATACTTCCCATCATACTTTGGCCCAATCATCGTCACCACTCAGCTTGCAATAGAATTTATGAAATCCCAACTACTGATTTcacagaaaataaattaaaaatccaTACATCAGAGTAAACCTTTAGTTTTCTTGAATTCTTAATCACAAATCACATATTTACGTAGATTGAGGACAATTCTTAGGGCAGTGCTCACGATAGAAGTTATTTATATCCTTAGCGGCATACAGAGGTCTTCCATCGCCGTTAGGAGCTGTAAGCATGGTGGTTATCAGCCCGCTGGTGCTTGTTCCGGCAACACTATTGAAATAATCTGCGAGTCTTGCATTTGGCCCATCCAATTCTTCGTTAAAGTTTGgggccgtcgtcttcgtctggaaagACAAAGAGCTTTGTCTCTTTAACTTTTCAGACTAGATCTCAACCAACCGGagttccagaggagagaagagagactATCAGAGCATGGTGATGCCTCTACAGAGTTTTGTCGTCGGCAATGGTGCTGGATTTGacatcggggattgaaaactaaaccctaggggggagaatgctattttttaaaatttgacctagggggaaattgttagtttttgaagGTTAAGGGgaaaagaagagatgaaattttaatttatttttaatattatagataaaataacgattttactttttaaacaGTTATttttaactactcatgagtgggtaaataagattttcaaaattaacggatGAAAACTTGGGATAACAACataatttgggtggaaaatagtgctttgaccttttttttttggtgaacaaaagtaaaaatgaaatattaaaaaaaaaaccatcattTGGGCTCAGgtatacatttttattacaatatttcACTGACTAAACATTTATACCACAAAATTTAGTATAATACCTAAGTACCCTTGTTTTCGATCTTAAAAGCACAAATCTCAGTCAATCTTTAAAcactaaataatatatattttacaaaaaactTATCCTAATTCAGATCAGTATTGATCTATACCCCTTATTTCAGTATTGATTTGGATTAATATTGtataaaactttattatttaaGCTTGGGCAAAAGGCTTATTCCCATTTAAGATTTAGTTTGTTGTCAAACTGATATtgataacttttcaaatatataaatactcgtttattattattttttgctaaaatttattgttagtttaaatatataaacattatttaataaataatattaaaaaaattaaaattttatttttttaacctttattttaaaaaaatgataattcctCTCCTgatcttattttttctaattttggaaAGTGTTTTCCTCTCCACCCCAAGCTCTAGgttccatatttttcaagtttatcCGTTACAATCATCCTTCAAactttttgaaaacttttgtttcAAACACCCCCCTCCCCCCTCCCCCCTCTTTTATAGTTTTTGCTTATTGTCCTTCTTTGTACGACCTCCTCCCTCCATCTCTGGCTATCTATCTGCTAGAGATCAAACTACCATCAGCCCAACATCCGTCTCTAGTAATTTTGCTCCTTTCCAGCACGATGGCAATGCGGGGCCAAAAGactgaattaataaaattttattttttatttattttaccgTTAGAAATGATCCCAAAAGGCCAAAACCCATTCTCCATTGGATCAGGGTCTTCGGTATGGACCAAGGTTGAAATCTTGAGGAACATTAGAATGGATGGATGGACTTTGTTCCAAACAAAATTTGCAATCCAAGTTTTGCGGGGAGTTCTTTAGGATTTTGGTTGTGAACTAAGTTTTTTTTGGGTCCAAAGTTTAGCCATCGACGGCCTACGTAGCTAGGCCCAACTAGATTTATAAAACAGGCTGCTTGGCGCCCAAGTCTCCAGAAATGAGCGTGCTGCACACTTGTAGCGGCGTAAAGCCACCCCGCCATTCTTCGCTTTCGTCGTCAGAGTCAGTTAATATTCCCCTGGGCATAAGCTTCCCAACGACTAAAATTATTCTTCTGCATAACGGAAAAACAGCGTCAACAACGCACAACTTAATTTCCACTCGCTTCCTGACTCGCCGGGTCAAAATGGCCGAGTCGTTGCCACTAGTAATAAGCCCCTCAGGTTCGAGGTCTGATTTCGCACTTTTTCATCCGAATGTTGAGACTTACtgctttccttttttttttttgatggaAGCTGGCTAATATGATTTGTTAATACAGCTCTGTGGATCCTGCTTACTGCGAGATCATTGTGGTGCGTCACGGGGAAACGGGGTGGAATGTCGACGGAAGACTTCAGGTTTATTTTTTAGGGATTTTTAATTGCTTGATTCAATTcgaactgattttttttttttaataggggCATTTAGATGTTGAGTTGAATGACGTTGGGAGAGAGCAAGCAGTTGCAGTAAGTTGTAGAGGAATTCACGGTTAtagttttatgttttgattaatGGCTGATGATTTATTAATTGGATGAAGGTGGCTGATCGACTAGCAAAGGAATTTAAAATCTCTGTTGTATATTCTTCTGACTTAAACCGAGCTCTTGAGACTGCACGGACTATTGCAAAAACTTGTGGCGGGTTGGAGGTATTAATATTGGTATCAGATGCATTATGTGGAAGTTGCGACATTTAATTTCATTAGGATGATCGTTGCTTATTCTGTTAATTGTTTTAGATAGTCTATTTAACTTGGTGATTTCTGCAATATCACTTGGCTGATCACGTTGTTTTATTTCCTGTTGAGCTTCTGTGTATGCTATATTTTCTTCTGTAGAAAACAAGATTACTGTTGGTATTAGGTATGAAAGGGTGAGATTGGCTGGTAATGATTATTTTAGGTATTGGACCATCTAGATTTTATGATGTTTTTagtgtaattttttattctttgtatttttggatttttaatatACTGTGAAATCACTTTAAAATATAAGGAGGTCAAAGGTATTGTTATGGGGGACTGTATTGGTTTCATGATCATCTCATCCGTGTCTAAACACAAAGGATTCTTATTCAAATCCAAGAGTCTACAATACCCAATGTTTTCCTGCATGGTAGAAATTACCTTTACTGGATCACATATTAGTATTACTCATTATGAAGAATATGCCTCCGTGCAATAATAGTAATGAGTAATGATAGGACATTACGCCATAAGCTCACATTTCTCTTGGATTGTTGTTTCTCTCTGAACATATGGACAAAATTCTGTAGATAATGGATTTTTTCAGTCTTTTAAGAGCCTCATACTAGTTGGTTCTTGCATAAAGTGCCATAAAATTGTTTCAAGCTAATATGTTTGTAAACCAAATTAATTCTGACAAATTGCAGAAGATACACAAACTAGATTGATCATATTTTGGCAATCAACTATATTCTGAGTATTTTATCCACTTCAGTTTGATTGTTTTACGCAATTTTGTCTGTTTTATGTAGAGccatgttttctttctttttgcttttcctTGCCCTCCTGGTGAAAATTAGCACTAAATTATAACTTCAGCAATCATTTTCTTCGACCCTTATGCTTTTTTGTCATGAATAATGAAACAATCTTAGctactttattattttgttacatGATTGCTGGTCATATCAAATTCTGGgagtgacaaaaataaaaatttaattgggGCATTTTGAAGCAATCACTTTGCTTTTACCTGGCACCTCAATATAGTATTTGCATAGAGTACTTTCTTAGCATGGGGAAAGCCTCATTTTTATACAATATAATGTGAgattttcatattcattttgtGGGTCTTAATCTTAAAATGTCTTGGTGTGCTAGTTACATTAAAGGCCACAGCATGTTAGTAAATTCAATTCATTACTATTTGTTTTATTCCTggttgttttaaattttaggtcATTGAAGATCAAGACCTACGGGAGAGACATCTAGGAGATCTTCAAGGCCTTGTTTTTAGTGAAGCAGCCAAAATTTGTCCTGATGCACACAAGGCACTTGCATCTCAGAGGACGGATATGGAGATCCCTGTGAGTCATATCTTGCTTTGaactttctttgttattttcacGAGTAAAACATTTTGAAACCTCgtagaaaacaatttttaaggGGTTAAGCTACCATAACTCGTATCATGTAGTCTTAACTTTTGTTGAACCGGGCTTTTGCTTAGTACTAGGGAATCTGTTGTTTAAATGTGTAAGCACAAGGATCATCAACTGAATTTCACATAAGTAAAGTTGACTTAGATGgttgagggcatttttgttttgtCATAAATTACTAGGCTGCCATATTTTAGATAAGAGGCTGTCAATTGTTTCGATAGTCCATTTAACTTGGTGATTTCTACAATATTACTAGGCTGCCATAACTCGCATTATTTAGCCTTTGAACCCGGCTTTGCTTAGTACTAGGGACTCTGTTGTTTAAATGTGTAAGCACAGGGATCATCAACTGAATTTCACATTAATGAAGTTGACTTAGATGGTTCAGGGCATTTTTGTATTGTCATAAATTCTGGTTTGCTCTGAAACCATACTGCACTATGATGGCATTCGAATTTATGGTGATGGCTTACCATAGACTTCTGTTCAAGGATTGTGAGTTGATTATTACAATAAAGTGTTTGGGTTGGACCAGCCAAACTGGAGGTTTGTACATAGCTTACATCGGCCTTGACTGAAGCCTTAAGctgtatatttttcttcaaacttAGCTTGCAGTACCTGTCTCACACCAAAATTCAGCTGATACAGTTTAAAGTAATATCATTGGCAAGCTGATGTTCGGTCCTTTCAAGAAAGCTTATAGACGGTGAGATTAGTAACATCAGTAGAGCCAGTAGGGTTTGGACTCGGGTGACACAACTGTCCCTTGGGTGATTATTTGTGGTGAAACAACTTTAGCCTTCCAAAATGTCAAAAACAAACTTAGGTTCTAACCTAAACTTTCAGTTTACTCTTTGGCCCTATGAGTTGTTATTAATGACCTTAGCAAATAACTTTGGCTAGCCCTCCTGACTATAGCTGAGTTTTGGGTCTATTTGCTTGAATTTTATTTGTAGAGAGTTTCTAAAAGATGTTCAATGGGTTCTTCTCCTGAAGAGTTGCTTATCTTTGATAAAGTGGCCTCTGACAATGCATCCAATGGTTCCTTGATTTGAGATTGCTCATTTGGCCAAGCTCATTGTCTCGAGAAGAAATATACTTGTATGCCAACAAATTTGATTACGTAAAAAATTGATAGTTACGAGAGACATAGAAAGAAAAAGCTAGCAAATCTATTGTTTTGGTACATGGTCCTTCTAAATATATGTGGtaccttattttattttattttattttatttttggtaagtaTATGTGGTACCTTATTTATTGCCTCTTCATATTTATTAACCTCATAGGCTAAACAATTATGTACTTAAGCTTATTAAATAAGCGTAGATAATGCCtcaagtaataaaattaattgtgatatttgttttttggacacttattaataatttttctttttgacatGCTATGCGGATTATCTCAAGGGTGGTGGAGAAAGTCTTGATCAACTTTACAAACGCTGCACAACTGCATTGCAAAGAATTGGTAGGAAGCATAAAGGTATAGTGCTGTTTTCCTGTAACCGCTAGTAAAGCTTTACTTTATCACATTGCATAGCTTTAATCCACCAGACCCCCTACATGCTTATGCTAAGGTCGCATACTGCATACTagaatattgtttataaaataatatcacatTGTTGAACGACATAGTTTTCATTTCACATTATCTTTTGTCATAATTCAATGATGTTACATTTTTCTCCGGAAAATGGATAGTTGCAATCTTCATTTCTGTATTTTCGTTTGATCCAATTGCAGGACAGCGAGTCGCAGTGGTCACTCATGGAGGTGTGATCAGAGCACTCTACAAGCGGGCGTGCCCAAATGACAAGTCCGGAGGGAAAGTACTAAATACATCTGTCAACATATTTCAACTGTCGGATGCAAAGAAATGGATCCTAAAAACCTGGGGTGATGTTAGCCATCTCAGCCAAACAGGGGTCCTGCTGACTGGTTTCGGTGGCAACAGAACTTCTGGTTAGCTGTTAGGTAATCTATCTACCTTTCTCAATTCACTTATTTCAGCCATTGGCATGCAGTAATTATAATGGTGGGAGGACCTAatgtctcattttttattagttgTGATTGTCATCTCATTCAATATGGCTGGCTATAAGATttcttacatttttcttttttttttggggggtaaGAGTATATTAAGAAAATGCCAAACGGCGAAACAAACAACCTAAGCTCATTTTATTAAACTATCTTCCCACGCATGAGATATGACACAAGATCATGCTATAATGATCAATATTTAAGCAATTTAAACACCAAGGATCTAATTCAAAGGCACCCCTTGTACCAACTAGCATGTTTATTAATTGTGAGAAACAATTTGCTGAGAAAGAAACTGTATTAGGTATGAAGCCTAAATGCTGTCATAATTGGTTGAAGCGATGAACATCGACCCATTAACTGCATCACATGGCATTGAAGAATGGAAATTTTCCAAGCATCAGATACGACCAAAAACTGAAACTTCTCgtaataaagaaatgaaatagTACAAGCTCCTTGCTAAGGGTGGATCAAGCCAAATCTGAGTCTGAACACTCtagttcaaatttggtttgaataaaaataatttaactcaagtttagttcgaatttgttgaattaaaattaaaaataatttaaatttagttcgaataaaaaattatttgactcATACTTAGTTGAAGTTTTTAGTTCGAatgtatcatttaaatttataattttgatttattgtttgagtttatagattattgataatataatgtggatttacttaataatagataaaataaagttgttttgaTACCGGCTTAAGCCCAAGTGGTCTAGCCCTTGCAATACTCTACACCTACTGAAAGTGACAAGCAGTTATAATTATCACACATGCATTCCGACTCCTGTAACTTTCATTATGGTTTTTATTGCAATTCAAAACCATAAAGTGGATGCAAGATAACTGTCATTCAGATCATTTCAGTGTTTAGTCTCATTCACCAATTGACAACAATTGCAAGGGCTACATTGACCTCATAATGCACCCAGGATTATCAAGATTTTTCATCAGATAATTATAGTGATTAGCTTTATTTTTGGTACGAGAAACTTCACCCAAGTTGGACTATTACATTAAGACTGGATCAATCATATCAAACAGAGAAAATCTGAGTCTAATaatcaatcttataattatttaaccaataagttaagagtttgattataatatattatcaaaagaaacttgaatttaagctctattatctattgaattttttattttgccatTCAGGGTATCCTTTGggggttctttttttttttaataatgaaaaatctcatttgaattaaatcacATTAGGTTAAAACTGA from Mangifera indica cultivar Alphonso chromosome 16, CATAS_Mindica_2.1, whole genome shotgun sequence includes the following:
- the LOC123199074 gene encoding phosphoglycerate mutase-like protein 4 isoform X2, translated to MSVLHTCSGVKPPRHSSLSSSESVNIPLGISFPTTKIILLHNGKTASTTHNLISTRFLTRRVKMAESLPLVISPSGSSSVDPAYCEIIVGHLDVELNDVGREQAVAVADRLAKEFKISVVYSSDLNRALETARTIAKTCGGLEVIEDQDLRERHLGDLQGLVFSEAAKICPDAHKALASQRTDMEIPGGGESLDQLYKRCTTALQRIGRKHKGQRVAVVTHGGVIRALYKRACPNDKSGGKVLNTSVNIFQLSDAKKWILKTWGDVSHLSQTGVLLTGFGGNRTSG
- the LOC123199074 gene encoding phosphoglycerate mutase-like protein 4 isoform X1, whose product is MSVLHTCSGVKPPRHSSLSSSESVNIPLGISFPTTKIILLHNGKTASTTHNLISTRFLTRRVKMAESLPLVISPSGSSSVDPAYCEIIVVRHGETGWNVDGRLQGHLDVELNDVGREQAVAVADRLAKEFKISVVYSSDLNRALETARTIAKTCGGLEVIEDQDLRERHLGDLQGLVFSEAAKICPDAHKALASQRTDMEIPGGGESLDQLYKRCTTALQRIGRKHKGQRVAVVTHGGVIRALYKRACPNDKSGGKVLNTSVNIFQLSDAKKWILKTWGDVSHLSQTGVLLTGFGGNRTSG
- the LOC123199074 gene encoding phosphoglycerate mutase-like protein 4 isoform X3 — protein: MSVLHTCSGVKPPRHSSLSSSESVNIPLGISFPTTKIILLHNGKTASTTHNLISTRFLTRRVKMAESLPLVISPSGSSSVDPAYCEIIVVRHGETGWNVDGRLQVADRLAKEFKISVVYSSDLNRALETARTIAKTCGGLEVIEDQDLRERHLGDLQGLVFSEAAKICPDAHKALASQRTDMEIPGGGESLDQLYKRCTTALQRIGRKHKGQRVAVVTHGGVIRALYKRACPNDKSGGKVLNTSVNIFQLSDAKKWILKTWGDVSHLSQTGVLLTGFGGNRTSG